TGGGATGCCCTCCTGCTCACCGACTCGAGAAACGTCCGGCACCTCCAGTCCGTGGTGGTCGATCCCGGCCATCCGGTCCTGCTCTGGATCGAACGGCAGGGGACACCGCTCCTGGCGACCGACTCCCAGGAGGCCCCCGCCCGGGCCGAGGTGGTGCCCTTCGCGAGCTATTCGGCCAAGCGGGTCCTGGACCGGCCCTGGATGGAAGCCGTGGATGCTCTGGCGCCCAGGCTCAAGGGCCGGTCGGCGCCATCCATCGGGACCGACAAGGAGGCGTCGAACGGGTTGGCGTTGGGTTTGCTGGAGGACCTCTTCCCGGCTTCGACGGTGCGGGACGCCTCTCCGGAGCTGGACGATCTGAGACGCCGGCGGGACCCGGACGAGATCGTGGTCCTGAAACGAATCGCCGCCGTGGCCGAGGCGGGCTACGTCCGGGCGCGGGAGGTATTGTCTCCGGGCCGCTCGGAGTTGGAGGTCTACATCGAGATCGTTTCCGCCATGATCGAAAATGCCGGAGAGCCGATTCGGGTCGGCGGCGATTTTGCCACGGGACCCCGCAGCACCACGAGTGGCGGACCGCCCGTCGACCGGACGTTGGAGGCGGGGGACCTCAGCCCCTACGATCTCTTCCCCGAGTGTTGGGGATATGGCGCCGACCTCTGCAGGAGCCTCACCGTCGGGCCTCCCTCGGACCTTCAGCAGCGGGGATGGGAGATCGTCACGGCGGCGCTGGAACTGGCCGAGAGCCTGCTGGAACCGGGCCGGCCGGCGCGGGAGGCGTACGAGACGATTCGCGCGTTCCTGGAGCGGGACCCGCTTTCCGCCGGCACCTTCTGGCATCATCTGGGCCACGGAGTCGGGATGGGGGGGCACGAGAATCCGCGCCTGGTGCCCGGCAGCCACCACGTCCTTCGACTCGGCGACGTCATCTCCATCGAGCCCGGTTTCTACAACCCTCAACTGCAGGGCGGCCTCCGGATCGAGAACACCTACTGGCTGACGGAAAACGGTCCCCGGCGGCTCAATTCCCATCCGACGGAACTCTATCTGGGTGGGTAGCTGGACCGCTCCGCCCTTCCTGGCCAGACACTGGTTCCTGCTGGCGTTGGCGTTGGCCGTCGCCGTCCCCGTCTATTGGCCCGAGGCCCTCCGTCCGCTCCACACCTACATCGATCCGGGTTTGAACGTCGCCGCGGTCATGCTGATCAATGGCCTGACCTTGGACGGACGCCGGATCCTCGACTCGCTGCGCCGGCCGGGCCGGGTCCTCACCGGAGTCTTCATCGGCTACGGGGTTGTCGCGGTCCTTGGCTTCGGCGCGTCGAGGCTGCTGCTGGAGACCAACCAGAGTTTGGCCCTGGGCATTCTGGTGATCAGCGCCATGCCCACCACCCTGGCCTCCAGCATCATCTGGACCCGCATGGCCCGGGGCAACGCCGCCCTGGCCCTGGTCTTGGTGGTGGCCGGCAATGGTCTGGGATTTCTCCTCACGCCGCTGATTCTCTTCCTCACCATCGGGACGTTCATGACGCTGAGCCTGG
This Acidobacteriota bacterium DNA region includes the following protein-coding sequences:
- a CDS encoding Xaa-Pro peptidase family protein — protein: MLTAEGCIGRLGRVRRLMEERKWDALLLTDSRNVRHLQSVVVDPGHPVLLWIERQGTPLLATDSQEAPARAEVVPFASYSAKRVLDRPWMEAVDALAPRLKGRSAPSIGTDKEASNGLALGLLEDLFPASTVRDASPELDDLRRRRDPDEIVVLKRIAAVAEAGYVRAREVLSPGRSELEVYIEIVSAMIENAGEPIRVGGDFATGPRSTTSGGPPVDRTLEAGDLSPYDLFPECWGYGADLCRSLTVGPPSDLQQRGWEIVTAALELAESLLEPGRPAREAYETIRAFLERDPLSAGTFWHHLGHGVGMGGHENPRLVPGSHHVLRLGDVISIEPGFYNPQLQGGLRIENTYWLTENGPRRLNSHPTELYLGG
- a CDS encoding bile acid:sodium symporter, with product MGSWTAPPFLARHWFLLALALAVAVPVYWPEALRPLHTYIDPGLNVAAVMLINGLTLDGRRILDSLRRPGRVLTGVFIGYGVVAVLGFGASRLLLETNQSLALGILVISAMPTTLASSIIWTRMARGNAALALVLVVAGNGLGFLLTPLILFLTIGTFMTLSLEEMMAGFALVVLAPLALGQGLRLTGAVVRAVDRHAGTLSDASRLLILLAVSGAVVSGVSDVEAGRGEMSGWELAAVSLATVAVHAAAAALCWILGRALGWNRRDRTALLFCGSQKTLPAALYVSTEFLPGFGLVPIPCVLYHVGQLILDSWLVEAIRSGRK